In Ascaphus truei isolate aAscTru1 chromosome 2, aAscTru1.hap1, whole genome shotgun sequence, the genomic stretch ATACACTTCCCCCAAGCTCTAAAGTTGCTTGCCAAGAGCAGTGCAGGAAAATGAATGGGGTTAGTCCATTACAAGCTGATCTAATGTCAAGAAAACCTAGCCTCTATGACTTTCCTCGAAGTCAGCAGGCTTGCCACAACACGGATGACTATGACTTCCCTCGAGGGGTTCAATGCTCTGGGGAGAGTGAAAGTTTCATATCGGACGACCGAGATGGAGTCTATGATTTCCCACCACAGACCCAACAGGACACTAAAGTGATGCAAGATGTGACTGATGGCGTGAACAGGTTGtctttctccagcacagggagcACCAGAAGCAACATGTCAACGTCTTCCACAACATCTAAGGAGTCCTCAGTAACATCCTCTCCTTCTCAGGACAAGAAGCTGTTGCTGGATCCCGATACAGCCATAGAAACGCTATTGAGGCTGCAACAGACGGTGGAGTTTTCTGTCTCCAAGCTAACAGCCTTTGTTACTGCAGAATGGCGCTCATACGTATACATGGAGAGACATATCAATGAAATCCATTCTGCTGTGGAAAAGGTAGAGCAGTCTCTGACTAAGTATCTCCAATTTGCAAAAGGAGCCACAAGTAATGCATCCTACCTGCCAGAACCCAGTCTTCATAACAAAATGAGGAGGGAGCTGCGGAGATTGGAAGATTCCCATCAGATCCTCACGCAGACCAGCCAGGAACTGAGCAATTGCAGTTGGTCACTGAATGTTCTTGCCTTCAATAAAGCGAACAACAAGTGTGACAGTCTTGAAAGATCTGTCATGGTGGCTAGGACAATCATAGATGATGTTAAACCGCTAACCACCACTATCAGTGTTAATGCACAGCTGTTATTCAAACAAGTGACTGGCAGTTCACATAAAAAGAGCCCATCAGAGACCATCAACATTGCCACAGATTATATATACAGCAGTTCTCACCCTCAGATAATACAGGAAGATAATGTTCAGAGCCACAGCAAGCCATTGCCTCATATGATCAAAGAGCAGCACCCTAACTTTAAGAGTCGTGATGGCTCAATGAAGAGTTGGATGGATGACTATGATTACGTTCACTTACAGGTAAGCGAATAATGCATTTTGATATGAGAGGGGATAGAGTGAGTGGCAGGAAGTACCTTTTTAATTTAATGGAAACAATACACTTGTATTGATTATTTCACATGGTAGAAGTTATTAGATACTGTATAAGGTGGCTCCGTTCATCAACCTGAAATagatttagggccatatttacctaGTGTTTTTAGCTATGGattagcactgcttaataaatatgctCCTAATTTCTGTGGGAACAGTCATTTGTTTGTAGTTGGTTCCTAGTTCCTCATTAAGTAGCCACAAAAGATGATGGTTAGTTAGGAGTTGTACTTCAAGGAATGTCTTGGTTTTATGCGTTATCTTACTGGAACGGTCAcacaataaaagcattttgttagccacagaacggtattgtctattcatttttgattattaaagctcggctaacacggtactgatatctatctatctatctatctatctatctatctatctatctatctatctatctatctatctatctatatttatatatatatttatataatgtacAGCACTTCAGAACTCACGTTATTAGAGAAAACTAACACAAACCCCACAACCTGTGGTAAAGTTGAAGCCTTTGGGCCAGAAAACCAGCAAGTTAGATTATTGCAAATTGCTCAGGTAAATGGATATCTAGATATATTTGTTCCTTTAGATTGATTTCAGGGGGCTATACCTTATACCCAcagtaaatacagtgacaggcagtaTTCTAGACGTTTAAATGACCAATTTTCTATATGAGCTTGTCAGtacatattgttatatatatatatatatataacaatatgtaCTGACAAGCTCATATAGAAAATGgttaacatataatatatatatatatggcttgtTGTAGATCAGTCTTGGTTTTCTACTCTCATCGACTATCTCTCAGTATAGTTTCCATCTAAAAAAAGTGAAGATGAGATACTAAGACAACACTGACCTGTTTAAGCTGTGtaataacaatttaaaacaaactgCATACACAATGATAGCAGGGGTTTGTAGCAAATCCTATTAAGACTCATTTCCTTGCTGCAAACATCtcatgtgttatgtgttattggGGCTTTGAAACATTTTTATATCTATGGTCTTCTTTCAGGGGAAAGAAGAATTTGAACGCCACCAAAAAGAGCTTCTAGAGAAGGAAAATATAATCAAACAAAACAAGCCACAACTGGAGCAGCACCAGGTAAGCTTGGTTCTTTCTTTTGTGTCACTATTTAATGATTTCTTGTAAGATGATGAAAGAAGACTATCGGTCTTATTCTAGTAGCTACGAAGTTGCAATTTGCTAAACTGCATAGTTTGTCGTGTTCCCAAGTAGCGGAATTAAATGTGAGAAAAATGTGTATTCTCTATTGTAAATCACTTCTTCTAACCCACGTCTAAAAAAAAAGGACCAAACAGCGCGGTATAACAGCCAATCTGCccggtttgtacttgctttagaagcggaatgacctgaggGGCTGCTCACTCCATCCCCAGACTGACTTATAGGTTTTGCTCTTTCAGCCAAACCcagatttcaggctctggatgtaactcgtAATACCAATTTTGCCACTCTTTACTGTAggtgatgttaaaaaaaaatgtagcgtTTTAAAAATGGTTTGCatatcggggctactagaatagcagttGTTGGGGGAAAAAATTGATTTTGAGGCTTTTTAAACAAACCAATCGGattgtcagagcaagagtgaaaccgcttctcaAAAAAGTAGTTTAAGTACGGTTTGGACATTTGATAAggtcttacagaatagcaaagcatgcaaaTATTGCACTTTAGAAGCAgtttgtcacacttcggagctactagCATAGGTCTCTAAGTCTTTATTTTTAatgatcttatttttttttatctgtgttTCAGCTGAGTCAGTTCCAGCAGTTGGAACGAGAGATTACTGCACCAGTGGAAAATGATATCTCAAAGTGGAAGTCACCTCATAGCCTCCCTGCAGAAAACAGCTCTCTAGCGCCTCAAGATAAACAGTTGCTTTCCTTCTATTCTGACCAGTGTGAAACACTCTTCATTTCTCTCCTGAACGCTATTGATGCCTTTTTCAACTGCATGAGCACAGCTCAACCTCCAAGGATTTTCGTTGCTCATAGCAAGTTTGTCATCCTGAGTGCTCACAAACTAGTGTTCATTGGGGACAACCTGTCGCGGCAGGTTGTTACGCCAGATATCTGTAACAGACTGATGAATTCCAGCAACCAGCTGTGCGAACTACTTAAAAACATTGTTATggcaaccaaaatggcggctttGAACTATCCAAGCTCTGCATCACTGCAGGAAATGGTGGACAGGGTGACAGAACTGTCCAATCATGCGCAGCTGTTTAAACTCTCCTTGGTACAGATGGCATCCTTGTGAGAGAAAAATCAAatgcatttgtatgtatatattgtcaaTAAGAATAACTAAGGACTATCGGCCTTTTCTATGTAAATGTACTGTTATATTTTTGGAGATATTTTATATGGATTGTTTAAAATGCATTATGTTGGTGAGAGAACTCAATTTTGAACAATATGTACATGGGTCTGCTTGTTAACATAAAATATCGCATATATGTTATAGTAACATTCCACGTGGACATCTTTATAATGGGCACCTTATGTTGTGTGTAATTTGGTTGTATGCAATCTTAACACATTTTGCAATCTGTACTGTAGATTATTGTTACTTTATGTTGCAGTACTCAACTCAAAATAGAAGACATTGGAAAGGTGACCACATATTATTTCATAGCCGGTGAACATTCTTGGGGCTGTTTAAATGCAAATGTTAAAATTGATGACTTATGTCAATATTCATTATCCATCTTAGAAAGTACATTTGCAGTAATACTCCAGGCACTGTTGGTAAATCAATGAAAGTGTCATAAACATAAGTTAAATACATAGATATTGGGACAGCTGGGCATGTGACGCAGACTACAGTATATGTGAAGGTGCTGTGTAGAAAGTGGAATGTTACATTGTAAATGAAAGTATCCCAAGTATGTTTGAGGCAAAACCCCACAACTTTACAGTATGTTGAAGCTGAATTATCTGGCGCcgttctttttttaatttaatttttttaaacttaaaatggaaaaaaaatatatatgtatttaaccccttcactgccaatgtTTGCAAACCCCTCTAGCAGTAAAAGTGCTAAGTTCAGATGTAGTATACCTTAGTGTCTTTGGTACCTCTTCGGAGGAGGCGGGccaattcagaagcatggacctccTGCAGCTCCATAGCGGGACACACTGTCCCTGCCCCACATACTTTTGCTTGTTCGTCCATGGTGCCGTGGACAGTAAGTCTCGCTACATCTCTATTACTACAATTACACATGTGATATGTGTaactacaacatatatatatgtatatatatatatatatatatatatatatatctttcaatGCCAGTTTTATCTATCAACCTTGGAAACAGTATTGCAGCAATATTTCTGGTTCATGGGCGATGGAAGTATTTTATTGAAACAGTATTTCCGCCTCAATTTTTCCACGTGAATTTTAGCTCCAGACCGCCTGCTTTCTGAGAT encodes the following:
- the NEDD9 gene encoding enhancer of filamentation 1 isoform X2 codes for the protein MNLMARALYDNVPECAEELSFRKGDILTVIEQNTGGLEGWWLCSLHGRQGIAPGNRLKLLIGPVADSSNHETSKSEAPAQSCNHHQIYQVPQHSYQDPVYQVPPSHHNPAVYKASRGHDVDDVNQVPPYVESMDSSPGSKVITPTRMGQGYNYESASRWQVNVYDIPPTRPQGVYDVPATVKSTIYPSPVRDTREQGVYDFPSTQGIYNTLPSAKEKMYDFPSSIKQRPEETYDTLPPSSKVACQEQCRKMNGVSPLQADLMSRKPSLYDFPRSQQACHNTDDYDFPRGVQCSGESESFISDDRDGVYDFPPQTQQDTKVMQDVTDGVNRLSFSSTGSTRSNMSTSSTTSKESSVTSSPSQDKKLLLDPDTAIETLLRLQQTVEFSVSKLTAFVTAEWRSYVYMERHINEIHSAVEKVEQSLTKYLQFAKGATSNASYLPEPSLHNKMRRELRRLEDSHQILTQTSQELSNCSWSLNVLAFNKANNKCDSLERSVMVARTIIDDVKPLTTTISVNAQLLFKQVTGSSHKKSPSETINIATDYIYSSSHPQIIQEDNVQSHSKPLPHMIKEQHPNFKSRDGSMKSWMDDYDYVHLQGKEEFERHQKELLEKENIIKQNKPQLEQHQLSQFQQLEREITAPVENDISKWKSPHSLPAENSSLAPQDKQLLSFYSDQCETLFISLLNAIDAFFNCMSTAQPPRIFVAHSKFVILSAHKLVFIGDNLSRQVVTPDICNRLMNSSNQLCELLKNIVMATKMAALNYPSSASLQEMVDRVTELSNHAQLFKLSLVQMASL
- the NEDD9 gene encoding enhancer of filamentation 1 isoform X1, with amino-acid sequence MKYKNLMARALYDNVPECAEELSFRKGDILTVIEQNTGGLEGWWLCSLHGRQGIAPGNRLKLLIGPVADSSNHETSKSEAPAQSCNHHQIYQVPQHSYQDPVYQVPPSHHNPAVYKASRGHDVDDVNQVPPYVESMDSSPGSKVITPTRMGQGYNYESASRWQVNVYDIPPTRPQGVYDVPATVKSTIYPSPVRDTREQGVYDFPSTQGIYNTLPSAKEKMYDFPSSIKQRPEETYDTLPPSSKVACQEQCRKMNGVSPLQADLMSRKPSLYDFPRSQQACHNTDDYDFPRGVQCSGESESFISDDRDGVYDFPPQTQQDTKVMQDVTDGVNRLSFSSTGSTRSNMSTSSTTSKESSVTSSPSQDKKLLLDPDTAIETLLRLQQTVEFSVSKLTAFVTAEWRSYVYMERHINEIHSAVEKVEQSLTKYLQFAKGATSNASYLPEPSLHNKMRRELRRLEDSHQILTQTSQELSNCSWSLNVLAFNKANNKCDSLERSVMVARTIIDDVKPLTTTISVNAQLLFKQVTGSSHKKSPSETINIATDYIYSSSHPQIIQEDNVQSHSKPLPHMIKEQHPNFKSRDGSMKSWMDDYDYVHLQGKEEFERHQKELLEKENIIKQNKPQLEQHQLSQFQQLEREITAPVENDISKWKSPHSLPAENSSLAPQDKQLLSFYSDQCETLFISLLNAIDAFFNCMSTAQPPRIFVAHSKFVILSAHKLVFIGDNLSRQVVTPDICNRLMNSSNQLCELLKNIVMATKMAALNYPSSASLQEMVDRVTELSNHAQLFKLSLVQMASL